Sequence from the Cetobacterium sp. ZOR0034 genome:
ATGAAAAAGATTATGATATAACAATTATTAACTATACTGTTGAAAAATCATGCGAAGAGTTAGTAAAAATTATAAATTCTAAAAACTAGGAGGATCTTATGAAAAAAGTAATTACTTATGATGAATTATTAGATAAAATACCTAATAAGTACACATTGACAATAACGGCTGGGAAGAGAGCAAGAGAGATAGGTAAAGGAGCTCCTGTATTAACAAAGGTTTCTAAAAAAGATACTGTTGTTAAAAAGACTTTCAGAGAAATAGTAGATGGAAGAATAACTTTTGCCGAAGTTGCGGAGGAGTTAGCAAATGACTAAGAGTAGAAATATATTTCTACTCTTTTTACTTTTTTTACTATTATTGGGGTGTGAAAAAAAGGTTGAAAGAGTAGATGAGGAAAGATTTGCGTTTGGAACATTTTTTAAGGTGACAATATTTTCTAATGATACAAAAAATGCAAAAGAAAATATAGAATTAGCATTGAAAGAGATTGAAAGAATAGATAATAGATATAATAGTAAAATCAAGGGTAGTTTGATTGATAATTTAAATGAAAAAAAGAAAGAGACTTTTGATGATGAAGGAATTTACCTTTTAAAAGAGGTTTCAAAAAAATATGATTTATCAAATGGAAAATATGATATTACAATGGAACCTTTAATGATGGTATGGGGATTTTCAGATGAAGTTCCAGCTCGGACAGAACTACCGACAAAAGAAGAGTTAGAAAAAGCTTCACAAAGTGTAGATTTTTCAAAAATAAAAATAGATGATTATAATGTAAAGATAGAAGATTTGAAAATAAAAATAGATACAGGATCATTTTTAAAAGGTTATGCAGTAAAGAAGGCAGGAGAAAAGATGCGAAAGGCTGGAGTAAAGAGTGGATTTATATCAGCTATTTCAAGTATTGAGGCGATTGGAACAAAGGGAGATGGAACACCTTGGAAAATTGGAATTCAAAATCCTGATAATCCATCTGAAATATTAGGAATTGTGGAGTTGAATGATCAAAGTATGGGTGTTTCTGGTGATTATCAAACTTATGTAGAAATCGATGGGAAAAAATATCACCATATCCTAGATAAAGAAACAAAATATCCAGT
This genomic interval carries:
- a CDS encoding FAD:protein FMN transferase, which produces MTKSRNIFLLFLLFLLLLGCEKKVERVDEERFAFGTFFKVTIFSNDTKNAKENIELALKEIERIDNRYNSKIKGSLIDNLNEKKKETFDDEGIYLLKEVSKKYDLSNGKYDITMEPLMMVWGFSDEVPARTELPTKEELEKASQSVDFSKIKIDDYNVKIEDLKIKIDTGSFLKGYAVKKAGEKMRKAGVKSGFISAISSIEAIGTKGDGTPWKIGIQNPDNPSEILGIVELNDQSMGVSGDYQTYVEIDGKKYHHILDKETKYPVHDKKMVVVVNKNSFEADMLSTAFFLMPIEKILEKANTTPDLDVLIVDKNDKIIVSENLNFSNKN
- the rpoZ gene encoding DNA-directed RNA polymerase subunit omega: MKKVITYDELLDKIPNKYTLTITAGKRAREIGKGAPVLTKVSKKDTVVKKTFREIVDGRITFAEVAEELAND